From Selenomonas sp. AB3002, one genomic window encodes:
- a CDS encoding antibiotic biosynthesis monooxygenase — MASSLSFAQPIRTPEGNMPMVHWAVLESTPGNMQAMGEIGARTVAPQTAKEAGTYALYGAIDAKNHDLMRLLEIYESYEAYRIHSTSEAFQDYRAARLPMLKSLKILEANGIALEQKTSGVATVVFMHRYEVKPENLAQYQALAKQEAVRAVRDEAGVLGMFVTSEHDRPNVIHTMEMYEDQAAYEKYAGSAAYKDFQKQAKGFFVNVHEVVNLPAKITLSQKGFRHF; from the coding sequence ATGGCAAGTTCCCTGTCATTTGCTCAGCCTATCCGCACGCCGGAAGGGAATATGCCCATGGTTCACTGGGCGGTGCTGGAAAGCACTCCCGGCAATATGCAGGCCATGGGTGAAATCGGCGCTCGTACCGTGGCGCCGCAAACTGCCAAGGAGGCTGGCACCTATGCGCTCTATGGTGCTATCGATGCAAAGAATCACGACCTGATGCGCTTGCTGGAAATCTATGAAAGCTACGAGGCTTACCGCATCCATAGCACCAGCGAGGCTTTTCAGGATTATCGTGCGGCACGGCTGCCGATGCTGAAGAGCCTCAAGATATTGGAGGCTAATGGCATCGCTCTGGAACAAAAAACCAGTGGCGTAGCAACGGTGGTCTTTATGCATCGCTATGAGGTCAAGCCGGAAAACCTGGCTCAGTACCAGGCACTGGCAAAGCAGGAGGCAGTCCGTGCCGTCAGAGATGAGGCAGGTGTGCTGGGCATGTTTGTAACGTCAGAGCACGACAGGCCCAATGTGATTCATACCATGGAAATGTACGAAGATCAGGCAGCATATGAAAAATATGCAGGCTCTGCTGCCTACAAGGACTTCCAAAAGCAGGCCAAGGGATTTTTCGTAAATGTTCATGAGGTGGTCAATCTTCCTGCCAAGATTACGTTGAGCCAGAAGGGCTTCCGCCATTTCTGA
- a CDS encoding flavin reductase family protein: MKKDIGSVLGLYPTPLVVVGAMVGGKANWLLAGHVGIIGHDRVMVSMAKPHYTNKGVKENRALSLNIVSEAMLPAASYVGKVSGAKVDKSEVFAYTTGESGAPLLTESPLTMECSVEDIYETETFESFILKIDHTFVEEDKLTEKGKIDYRKLQPILFEMPTYEYVKTGEVLGKCLGFAEQYQK; encoded by the coding sequence ATGAAGAAAGACATAGGTTCAGTACTTGGTTTATATCCCACGCCGCTGGTGGTTGTGGGGGCTATGGTGGGAGGCAAGGCCAACTGGCTGCTGGCCGGACATGTGGGCATCATCGGTCATGACCGGGTGATGGTGAGCATGGCCAAGCCCCATTACACCAATAAGGGCGTGAAGGAAAACAGGGCTTTGTCCTTGAATATTGTCAGCGAAGCCATGCTGCCGGCGGCTTCCTATGTGGGCAAGGTCAGCGGTGCCAAGGTGGACAAGTCGGAAGTGTTCGCCTATACCACAGGGGAATCCGGCGCCCCTCTGCTGACCGAATCTCCTCTGACCATGGAATGCAGCGTGGAAGATATTTACGAGACGGAAACCTTTGAAAGCTTCATCCTGAAAATCGACCACACCTTTGTGGAAGAAGATAAGCTCACGGAAAAGGGCAAGATTGACTACCGCAAGCTGCAGCCCATTCTCTTTGAAATGCCTACTTATGAGTATGTGAAAACAGGAGAAGTGCTGGGCAAGTGCCTGGGCTTTGCGGAACAGTATCAGAAATAA
- the dmpI gene encoding 4-oxalocrotonate tautomerase DmpI, which translates to MPFIAVKTAKATTEQKAKLIADITRVASEDLSMPPQAFFVLVEENEPENWGVGGKTLPQIAAEKNK; encoded by the coding sequence ATGCCATTTATTGCTGTAAAGACCGCCAAAGCAACGACGGAACAGAAAGCCAAATTGATTGCCGACATTACGAGGGTGGCCAGTGAGGACTTGAGCATGCCGCCCCAGGCGTTTTTCGTGCTGGTGGAAGAAAATGAGCCGGAAAACTGGGGCGTGGGGGGCAAGACGTTGCCCCAGATAGCCGCTGAGAAGAACAAGTGA
- a CDS encoding amidohydrolase family protein has product MKRRDFLKVGALSAFALLGIGEVWQSEAYGASAGAVKLPSGRKIDIHAHAMLPAYIEGLKKLGIDPLAEEGFPLPQWSAEAHLAFMAEAGIDYTVLSLATPHIYNGDEALTCEVARQINEETAALCRQYPDKFGFVATVPFPSIDGSLQEIAYAMEKLGALGVKVPSNARGIYLGDERWEEIFAELNRRRALTIIHPSPAPQLPRQGTVTGKVMALYEYPADTTRAMVNLLASGMLARYPQVRVVVPHCGSFLPYMKQRAKAMFQMLAGMKMMEPVDMEQSIGNLYFDLAGDPTPDALPMLLQITDQEHILYGSDYPYVPARALLGKKAALDQELARRGWLEQVYCQNSQRLIH; this is encoded by the coding sequence TTGAAACGGCGTGATTTTTTGAAAGTCGGTGCTTTGAGTGCTTTTGCCCTGCTGGGCATAGGGGAAGTTTGGCAGAGCGAAGCCTATGGGGCTTCGGCGGGGGCAGTGAAACTGCCGTCAGGCCGCAAAATAGATATCCATGCTCACGCTATGTTGCCTGCTTACATCGAAGGGCTGAAAAAGCTGGGCATAGATCCTCTGGCGGAGGAGGGCTTTCCCTTGCCCCAGTGGTCGGCGGAAGCTCACCTGGCTTTTATGGCTGAGGCGGGGATTGACTACACCGTCTTATCCTTGGCGACACCGCATATCTATAACGGAGATGAAGCGCTAACCTGTGAGGTGGCCAGGCAGATCAACGAGGAGACGGCAGCCTTGTGCCGTCAGTACCCGGACAAATTCGGCTTTGTGGCCACGGTGCCCTTCCCAAGCATAGATGGTTCCTTGCAGGAAATCGCTTATGCCATGGAGAAACTGGGAGCCTTGGGAGTAAAAGTTCCCAGCAATGCCCGCGGCATTTATCTGGGGGATGAGCGTTGGGAAGAGATCTTTGCAGAGCTCAATCGCCGCAGGGCGCTCACCATCATCCATCCCAGTCCCGCACCGCAGTTGCCGCGGCAGGGGACGGTGACAGGCAAGGTCATGGCCTTGTACGAATATCCTGCCGATACCACCCGGGCCATGGTGAATCTCCTGGCCAGCGGCATGCTGGCACGCTATCCCCAGGTGCGGGTGGTGGTGCCGCATTGCGGTTCCTTCCTGCCCTATATGAAGCAAAGAGCCAAAGCGATGTTCCAGATGCTGGCGGGCATGAAGATGATGGAGCCGGTGGATATGGAACAAAGCATTGGCAACCTGTACTTTGACCTGGCCGGCGATCCCACGCCGGATGCCCTGCCCATGCTGCTGCAGATAACAGACCAGGAGCACATTCTCTACGGCAGTGACTATCCCTATGTGCCCGCCAGGGCCTTGCTGGGCAAAAAGGCCGCCCTGGATCAGGAGCTGGCAAGGCGGGGGTGGCTGGAGCAGGTATATTGCCAAAATTCACAAAGGTTAATTCATTAA
- a CDS encoding carboxymuconolactone decarboxylase family protein, with translation MGDTNKRAAVKVTQTAGRQQLGEFAPDFARYNDDILFGEVWSKNDVLSLHDRSIVTVSALVASGMVDSSLKYHLQSAKKNGVTKAEMAEVITQLGFYAGWPKAWAAFNLAKEVYNEPAAEHTAAQGSDNMDLAAIQATSMFPVGGENVNYAQYFDGKSYLNMISTEQVVIGNVTFEPGCRNHWHIHHADKGGGQMLLVTAGRGWYQEWGKPAQELKAGDVVHIPANVKHWHGAAKDSAFQHLAIEVPGENASSEWCEPVEEKEYNKLP, from the coding sequence ATGGGAGATACGAATAAACGTGCAGCAGTGAAGGTAACACAGACGGCAGGACGGCAGCAGCTCGGTGAGTTTGCCCCGGACTTTGCCCGTTATAATGACGATATCCTCTTTGGCGAGGTCTGGTCGAAGAACGATGTTTTGTCCTTGCATGACCGCAGCATTGTGACGGTATCGGCACTGGTAGCCAGCGGCATGGTGGACAGCTCCTTGAAATATCATTTGCAGTCGGCCAAGAAGAATGGTGTCACCAAAGCAGAAATGGCTGAGGTCATTACCCAGCTGGGCTTCTATGCCGGTTGGCCCAAGGCCTGGGCAGCTTTCAATCTGGCTAAAGAGGTCTATAACGAACCTGCAGCTGAGCATACAGCAGCCCAAGGCAGCGATAATATGGATCTGGCAGCCATCCAGGCAACCAGTATGTTCCCGGTGGGCGGCGAAAATGTCAACTATGCCCAGTATTTTGATGGCAAGAGCTATCTCAATATGATTTCCACCGAGCAGGTGGTCATCGGCAATGTGACCTTTGAGCCGGGCTGCCGCAACCATTGGCATATCCATCATGCCGACAAGGGCGGCGGCCAGATGCTCCTGGTCACCGCCGGACGCGGCTGGTATCAGGAGTGGGGCAAGCCGGCGCAGGAGCTGAAGGCCGGTGATGTGGTGCATATCCCTGCCAATGTCAAGCACTGGCATGGCGCGGCCAAGGATTCCGCTTTCCAGCATCTGGCAATAGAAGTGCCGGGAGAGAATGCTTCCAGCGAATGGTGCGAACCGGTAGAGGAAAAAGAGTATAATAAGTTGCCGTAA
- a CDS encoding flavodoxin family protein, which yields MKIVVITSSPHPKEESTSIYLADRFTEGARSAGHEVFTFDAAHEETHPCQGCDKCGMDGPCIFKDAIENKLMPKMLEADLIVLTTPLYYFGMSAQLKVIVDRFYSRTGKLHGKKSIMMATAYNSADWTMEALVNHYETLVRYMEWQDVGQVMATGCGARSLVEKSSFADMAYKIGAAL from the coding sequence ATGAAAATTGTCGTGATTACCAGCAGTCCACATCCCAAAGAAGAATCAACCTCAATTTACCTGGCGGACAGGTTTACCGAGGGGGCCAGAAGTGCTGGCCATGAGGTCTTTACCTTTGATGCAGCCCATGAGGAAACGCATCCCTGCCAGGGGTGTGACAAATGCGGCATGGACGGCCCCTGTATCTTTAAGGATGCCATCGAAAATAAGCTGATGCCCAAGATGCTGGAGGCTGATCTTATTGTGCTGACGACACCTCTTTACTATTTCGGCATGTCGGCGCAGCTGAAAGTCATCGTGGACAGATTCTATTCCCGCACGGGAAAATTGCATGGCAAGAAATCTATCATGATGGCTACGGCCTACAACAGTGCTGACTGGACGATGGAGGCGCTGGTCAATCACTATGAAACACTGGTACGCTACATGGAATGGCAGGATGTGGGCCAGGTGATGGCCACCGGCTGCGGGGCACGTTCCTTGGTGGAGAAATCTTCCTTTGCCGATATGGCGTATAAAATTGGGGCTGCGTTATAA
- a CDS encoding flavodoxin family protein produces MKVMMVNGSPHPQGNTAMALQEMKQVFEGNGIEVEMVQVGNKAVRGCIGCRACAQKGKCVFDDIVNETAPLFAECDGLVVGSPVYYASANATLVAYLTRMFFSTSFDKTMKVGASVVVARRGGLSATFDELNKFFTISGMPIAASQYWNSAHGGAPGEAAQDAEGMQTMRTLARNMTFLMKSIQLGKEQFGLPEKEPWQATNFIR; encoded by the coding sequence ATGAAAGTCATGATGGTCAACGGTTCTCCCCATCCCCAGGGCAATACGGCAATGGCTTTGCAGGAAATGAAGCAGGTCTTTGAGGGAAATGGTATAGAGGTCGAAATGGTTCAGGTGGGCAATAAGGCTGTTCGTGGCTGCATAGGCTGCCGGGCCTGCGCTCAGAAGGGGAAATGTGTCTTTGATGATATCGTCAATGAAACCGCGCCCCTGTTTGCTGAGTGTGATGGCCTGGTGGTGGGCAGTCCAGTCTACTATGCTTCAGCCAATGCTACCTTGGTCGCTTACCTGACCCGCATGTTCTTCAGCACCAGCTTTGACAAGACCATGAAGGTGGGGGCAAGTGTAGTGGTGGCTCGGCGTGGCGGTTTGTCGGCAACTTTTGATGAGCTCAATAAGTTCTTCACCATCTCGGGTATGCCCATTGCAGCCAGTCAATACTGGAATAGTGCCCATGGGGGAGCGCCGGGCGAGGCTGCGCAGGATGCTGAGGGCATGCAGACCATGCGGACACTGGCGCGTAATATGACATTCCTGATGAAGAGCATCCAGCTGGGCAAGGAGCAGTTTGGCTTGCCGGAAAAAGAGCCGTGGCAAGCCACTAACTTTATTCGCTGA
- a CDS encoding DMT family transporter, which translates to MRNLIIGSMLLSLAGSIWGAMFIAVRLTVGVITPVALVWMRYGVALVPLVLIMLHQRISWKIERKDWKLMLVAALTGQTISIVTQESGTMLTSAQMGSVITAATPAFMVVFGCLMLHERFNLSRLMSVILATAGVLLIVVDPENLQTGSLLGGIYLCIAAITWALMSILLKMLSHYSVFALTFYGVLISFTVLTPYGLWWLFNEADLNAMAMPQIWGSVLYVGVVSTTAGFVLWSKGLTYMDASIGGLFMFFQPVVGTILGYWLLDEAMTRYFLPGFALISIGVVLAMRGGNTTAEEKLARSRKNGVLHE; encoded by the coding sequence TTGCGAAATCTAATTATTGGCTCTATGCTGCTGTCCTTGGCAGGAAGCATCTGGGGAGCTATGTTCATTGCTGTTCGCCTTACGGTGGGGGTAATCACACCTGTGGCGCTGGTGTGGATGAGGTACGGGGTTGCTTTGGTGCCCCTGGTGCTGATCATGCTCCATCAGAGAATTTCATGGAAAATAGAGCGCAAGGACTGGAAATTGATGCTTGTTGCGGCTTTGACTGGGCAGACAATATCCATTGTCACTCAGGAATCCGGCACAATGCTGACTTCAGCGCAGATGGGCTCGGTGATAACAGCAGCGACACCGGCATTCATGGTGGTTTTTGGCTGCCTGATGCTGCATGAGCGGTTCAATTTGAGTCGACTGATGTCTGTTATCCTGGCCACTGCAGGTGTACTGCTCATAGTGGTAGACCCGGAAAATCTTCAGACTGGCAGTTTGCTAGGGGGAATATACCTCTGTATAGCGGCAATCACTTGGGCCTTGATGTCCATACTCTTGAAGATGCTCAGCCACTACTCTGTTTTTGCCCTGACGTTCTATGGCGTGCTGATATCATTTACGGTGCTGACTCCCTATGGGCTTTGGTGGCTTTTTAACGAAGCTGACTTGAATGCGATGGCTATGCCGCAAATATGGGGTTCGGTGCTCTATGTGGGTGTTGTTTCAACTACAGCAGGCTTTGTTCTATGGAGTAAAGGCCTGACTTACATGGATGCTTCCATCGGTGGACTGTTCATGTTTTTCCAGCCGGTGGTTGGAACTATCCTTGGGTACTGGTTACTGGATGAAGCTATGACCAGATACTTCCTGCCTGGTTTTGCGCTTATTTCAATCGGTGTAGTGCTGGCCATGAGAGGCGGCAACACAACAGCAGAAGAAAAACTGGCGCGTAGCCGCAAAAATGGGGTACTGCATGAGTGA